The following coding sequences lie in one Heteronotia binoei isolate CCM8104 ecotype False Entrance Well chromosome 6, APGP_CSIRO_Hbin_v1, whole genome shotgun sequence genomic window:
- the LOC132573434 gene encoding protein FAM3A-like translates to MRLAGPLRGVIIILTAGLTWILVSVLLGTQSGFSCLQQLLNNPENPPSTVPYAPISSPATFSLCVSCLATACPEPRPNKYKCGLPQACLDQTFTFKITSGTANVIGPKICLEDKMLMSSVKNNMGRGLNIALMNRVNGELIDAKSFNMWAGDVTELLKFIRPLHEGTLVFMASYDDPATKTSGPLRSALWEHLIQMGNTSP, encoded by the exons ATGAGACTAGCAGGACCTCTTCGTGGCGTCATTATCATCTTGACAGCTGGCCTCACCTGGATCCTCGTCAGTGTCTTGCTGGGCACCCAGAGCGGCTTCTCTTGCCTGCAGCAGCTCCTCAACAATCCCGAGAATCCTCCCAGCACAGTGCCCTATGCCCcaatcagctctcctg CCACCTTCTCATTGTGTGTCTCCTGTCTCGCTACTGCCTGTCCAGAGCCCAGGCCCAATAAGTACAAGTGTGGGCTGCCCCAGGCCTGCCTGGACCAGACTTTCACCTTTAAGATCACCAGTGGCACGGCGAATGTCATCGGGCCCAAGATCTGTCTAGAGGATAAGATGCTAATGAGCAGCGTGAAGAACAACATGGGCCGGGGCCTGAACATTGCACTTATGAACAGAGTGAATGGAGAGCTGATAGACGCAAAGTCCTTCAATATGTGGGCAGGAGATGTGACCGAGCTGTTAAAATTCATCCGGCCGCTGCATGAGGGGACGCTGGTATTCATGGCCTCGTACGACGACCCTGCCACAAAAACATCTGGACCATTAAGATCAGCTTTATGGGAACACCTa ATACAGATGGGCAACACCAGCCCGTGA